Below is a genomic region from Actinoallomurus bryophytorum.
GAAAACCAGGTCGACGCCGCCGACGTCTTCCAGCGCATCGTCCTCAAGGTCGACGAACTCCTGCGCGCCGAAGTCGAGCACCGTCTGACGGTCGGCACTGCGACCGGTGCCGATGACGTACGCGCCGAACTCACGTGCGAGTTGCGTCACCATCGTCCCGACCGCGCCGGCCGCGCCGTGTGCGAGGACGCTCTGCCCCGCCTGAAGGCGGCCGTGCTCGAACAGCCCCTGCCATGCGGTCAAGCCCGAGATCGGCAGGCTCGCGCCCACCGTGAAGTCGACGTCGCCCGGCAGCGGCGCGAGGTCGCGTGCCTCGACGGCCACGTACTCCGCCAGGGTGCCGTCGCGATGCCAGTCCGTGAGGCCGAACACCCGCTGTCCCACCGACAGCCCCGTCGTGCCATAGCCAAGAGCGGTGACCACTCCGGCCAGCTCGTGCCCGGGGATCGACGGTGTTCGGTCACGGCCGGCGCGATCGGCCCAGGTCGAGGGCCACGCCATCTCAGTCGGGACGAATCCCGACGCATGAACCCGCACAACGACGTCGTTTATCGCCGCCGGTGGCTCGGGCCGCTCCGCCAGCGTCATCCCGGCCGTTCCCGCAGCCTCATCCGTCACCACGATCGCCTTCATCCGGCACCTCCCTGGTTCTCAGGCCTCGCCGAGGCCGCGTAGCCGCTGGTAGGCCTCCAGGCCGTCCGGGACCCACTCCCACTCGGGGAGGCGGTGGTGCAGCTCCTCCTCGGTCAGGAAGGCGTGCCAGGCGACCTCCTCGACCTGCGGTGACACCGGCAGGTCGCAGCGGACCTCGTACACGCGTGACCACCAGGTATTCCCGGCGGCCGTCCCCGTGCCCTCGTACAGGAACGAGAACAGCGGGACCGGGCGCGGCAGGCCCGAGACGCCCAGCTCCTCCTCCGCCTCCCGCAGCGCCGCGTCGTCGTAGTCCTCACCCGCGCCGACCACGCCGCCGACGAACATGTCGTACAGGGAGGGGAAGATGAGCTTCTCCGGGGTGCGGCGGTGCACGAAGACACGGCCTGAGCCGTCCCGTACGAACACCGCCGCGCATCTGTGCCGGAGTCTCCGCGAGATCGCCTCGCCGCGCGCCACCTGGCCGATCACCCGGTCGCTTTCGTCCACGATGTCCAGGAGCTCCTCGGCCGCCCGTGCGGCGAGACGCTCCACGACACGGAACCGCTGCGCGACGATGCTCGTACGGTCCTCGATCGCGAGGTCCCCGAGCGCCTCGCGCATCTCCGCGCTCCGCCAGAACCGCTCGTGATCCGCACGCCACGCGGCCACCGACTCGTGGCCTTCGCCCTCCTCCCGTGCGTAGGAGAGGGAGACCTCGCCGATCGGCAGCACCCGTACCTCGGTCGTCTCCACCACGGCCACCGGGACGCCCCCGGAGTCGATGACCACCGCGCGTTCACCGGCCACCGGCAGCGGCTCGTCCAGTCGGGAGTAGTCCTCCAGCAGGCCGGTCGTGGCGGTCTTCGCACCGGACAGCACCGCCGCCACCAGCCTGTCGCGCAACGGTCCCGGGAAGGCCAGCTCGAACCGGGGCAGATCCTCATGCGGCATGCCTCCAAGGCTAGGCGCCACAGCCCCCGGCACCCCAGGTGGGCGGCCCGGCGTCACGAGGTAAGGTCCGAGCGTGACCGAGCACACAATGCAGCCATCACAGGACGAGCCAGGCCACCCTCACCTGGTGCAGCTTCGCGACAAGATCGAGCACGGCGGCGCTTCGAAGTACCACGACGCCAACGCGGGCAAGGGAAAGCTGTTCGCGCGTGATCGGATCGGGTTGCTGGTCGACGCGGGTTCGTTCGTCGAGGACGGGCTGTACGCCAACGCCCTCGCCGGCGATCTTCCCGCCGACGGCGTC
It encodes:
- a CDS encoding ASCH domain-containing protein; its protein translation is MPHEDLPRFELAFPGPLRDRLVAAVLSGAKTATTGLLEDYSRLDEPLPVAGERAVVIDSGGVPVAVVETTEVRVLPIGEVSLSYAREEGEGHESVAAWRADHERFWRSAEMREALGDLAIEDRTSIVAQRFRVVERLAARAAEELLDIVDESDRVIGQVARGEAISRRLRHRCAAVFVRDGSGRVFVHRRTPEKLIFPSLYDMFVGGVVGAGEDYDDAALREAEEELGVSGLPRPVPLFSFLYEGTGTAAGNTWWSRVYEVRCDLPVSPQVEEVAWHAFLTEEELHHRLPEWEWVPDGLEAYQRLRGLGEA
- a CDS encoding NADP-dependent oxidoreductase gives rise to the protein MKAIVVTDEAAGTAGMTLAERPEPPAAINDVVVRVHASGFVPTEMAWPSTWADRAGRDRTPSIPGHELAGVVTALGYGTTGLSVGQRVFGLTDWHRDGTLAEYVAVEARDLAPLPGDVDFTVGASLPISGLTAWQGLFEHGRLQAGQSVLAHGAAGAVGTMVTQLAREFGAYVIGTGRSADRQTVLDFGAQEFVDLEDDALEDVGGVDLVFDVIGGDIGTRSAGLVRAGGTLVSVVGPAEARPTGGLAIDFVVEADRGQLGEIVRRVRDGRLRTNIGNVATLDDAVGALNSTERRKGKTIISVRP